The following nucleotide sequence is from uncultured Draconibacterium sp..
TAATGGCATTCTATCAATCGGGACTAAAATGTATGTAATGTTTAACTTTTACAATTGTAGCTTTTTCAAAAGTGCCGTTTTGTTTTCTACATCGGCAGTGATGGCATAAACCGAAATGGTGGCACCTGAAATGGCATCGATGTTTTTATCTACTTTCAACGAGTCGGAGCCATTAAATCCGATAAACTGTTTTAACCAGCCTTTGGCAGTAATTTCGTAACCGTGCGTTGCCTGGTAATTGAATACATTAACGGCCTTTACGGTTTTGTGCTCGTCAAATAAAATGTAATAATCAAAGTATTCCGAATCTAATGTTTCCACAGATTCGTGCTCAACCGAGCAACCTCCGGCGCGGCAGCTGTTTACCCGCCCAATGTAAATATAACGGTACGCGTTTTCGTTTTTTTTGGTAACCAGGAAGTATTTACCTTTTGAAGTACAGGTATCGTCGGGAAGCGTTAGTTCTTCAACACCCGATAGTTCTTCGATACCCGATTTTTCAAGCGTTTTTACCAATGCTTTTGGCTGAAAATTCACCTCGCTTTGGGCAAAAGCGAAACAAGTACTCAATAAAATGGCAATTAATACTATTCCTGATTTAATCTTCATTTTGCTTTGGTTTAAAACATTACGCCAATTCCGGCACTAAACGTTTTTGCGTAAGTATCGGTGGCGGCATTCTTCACAAACTGAATGTCGGTTTTTACAACCGCACCTTTTGTTAGTGTCAGCGTAAGTCCTGTGGTAATGGCTGTTTTTTCGTAAGCCGCATTTTTAGCAATATTGTTTTCTACCGAACTGTGTGTATTTAAAAATTCGTAACGTACAAACGGTGTAAGTTGCAATTCGGTATCAACTGTACGGAATACATTGTAAGCTGCCTCGGCATAATATCCGATCATTGCACTTCCCACATCGTTCAGGCTTCCATCGGTGGCAGTAAATGTATTGTATTCGTCCGTATTCGATAAGCTGGCATAATACAACTGACCACGCAGCTGAAGTCCGCTTATCGAATAACGGGCATCCAGCCCCAGCATTGAAATACCAACTACCGATGAATCAGCCATTGCTACAGCAGCGTCATCATCCTTGTCGATTCCGTTGTACAATTTGCTCTGTGTTTTTCCGAGGTAAGCCGATACGCCCAGGTTTAATCCTCTGATTCCGAAATATTCGATCTTACCCGCAAAATTTGGTGAACTAACAAACGATTCAGCTCCTTTTTGGCGGCCACTGCGCATTCCTTTTGCTCCACTAAGTTTGGCCGAACCATCGTAACCGTTAAAACCATTCATCACATAAGCCTGGTATTTTA
It contains:
- a CDS encoding FMN-binding protein, encoding MKIKSGIVLIAILLSTCFAFAQSEVNFQPKALVKTLEKSGIEELSGVEELTLPDDTCTSKGKYFLVTKKNENAYRYIYIGRVNSCRAGGCSVEHESVETLDSEYFDYYILFDEHKTVKAVNVFNYQATHGYEITAKGWLKQFIGFNGSDSLKVDKNIDAISGATISVYAITADVENKTALLKKLQL